The genome window GCCGGATCGGTAGCTCGGCGACCGCGCGGTGCAGCTCTGGGTAGGCCTCGGGCGCCGGCTCGAAGACCGCGGTCCTGCGTCCGAGCCGGGCGACCGCCCGCGCCTCCCGCGTCGCCCGTCGCCGCCAGCTGATCGCGAGGTTGGTGGCGACCCGGTGCACCCATCCGGCGGGGTTGCCGTCCGGCCACAGCTTCGACCAGGACACGTAGGCCCGCGCGAAGGCTTCCTGCACCACGTCCTCGGCAACCCCTTGGTCTCGGGTGACGACGCGGACCGTGCTCACGAGCCGCGCGTACCTCTCCTCTACGAACGCGTCGAACGCCTCCTCTGCCGTGAGGGGGTGTCCACCCTCCCCAACGCCGGGTGCGGGGGAGGGGTTCAGACGGTCCGGATGGACCTCTCCTCCGGTCACGGGTCCTCGTCCAGCGGCATGCCCCAGAGCGGGTAGCGGAACTCCAG of Actinomycetota bacterium contains these proteins:
- a CDS encoding SigE family RNA polymerase sigma factor — its product is MTGGEVHPDRLNPSPAPGVGEGGHPLTAEEAFDAFVEERYARLVSTVRVVTRDQGVAEDVVQEAFARAYVSWSKLWPDGNPAGWVHRVATNLAISWRRRATREARAVARLGRRTAVFEPAPEAYPELHRAVAELPIRQRTAVALHYVLGLPVDDTAEAMGCRPGTVKSLLFQARERLRRTLGEP